TGGTGGCACATGTCGAAGGCCGCAGGCTGCTGGGCATACACGGTTTACAACCACCTTTATCACCCTCGCGCGTACATCAAACCCGAAGACGGTGGCCTTATGGCCGAGTACGAGACATTAACGAATCACGTGAGTATGTGGGACGTCGCCGTCGAACGTCAGATTCAGGTCAAAGGCCCTGACGCAGCCGCATTTGTGGACTACCTGATCACACGTGACGTTTACGAGCGTGTCCCTACCATGCAGGCCCGCTACGTGATCCTGTGCAACCAGCACGGTGGCATAATCAACGACCCGGTGCTCCTGCGCGTAGCCGATGACGAGTTTTGGTTCAGCATCTCAGATTCGGATGTCCTTCTTTGGGCGCAGGGTGTCAACTCCACGGGCAGGTTCAACGCGGAAGTTCACGAGATAGACGTTTCGCCAGTGCAGATTCAGGGTCCCAAGTCTGTAGATCTACTCGAAAAGATGGTGGGCTCCCACGTGAGGGAGATACCCTACTACGGACTGATCCACGATAAGGTGAACGGCTATCCAGTGACGATTTCGCGAACCGGCTTCTCCGCGGAGGTTGGTTTCGAGATCTACCTGCACAACGCGATGCTCTACTCGGACGAGATCTGGCCTTACATCATGGAACAGGGTGAGGAGTTCAATCTGGGAGTCATTGCCCCAAGCCATATCCGGCGACTGGAAGCCGGTATTCTCTCCTACGGCCAGGACATGGACATCGAGAGTAACCCCTTCGAGGTGCGTCTCGGCTGGCAGGTCGATCTGCAGAAGGGTGACTACATAGGCAAGGAAGCTCTGGCCAGGATTAAGGATGAGGGAGTGCAGCAGCGGCTTGTCGGACTGCGAGTGGGAGGCGAACCCATCACCTGGTACAACGAGGACTTTTACCTCGTAAAGGACAGGGGCTCCGGCGACGACGTGGGCTACGTCACGAGCGCCTTCTGGTCGCCCGCCCAGGGTTCGAATATCGCCCTAGCCGTGATGCCGAGGTCACACTGGCGACGCGGCACTGAGGTCAAGGTCCAACTTCCGAAGGACGGAATCGTCGATGCCCAGGTGGTGCAGGTGCCGTTTGTTGACCCCACCAAGGAGCTTCCCAAGACGGCTCTGGCAGCTGCGATCTAACAGTCAGACAGTTGATTTGGGGACGGACGGGGATCAGCATTCTTCACCGTCCCCAATGACTACGAGCGCGCTCTCTGTGTCTGCCGCGACTTGACAGGTGCCCTGGCCATGAAGACCAGGACCATGGATACCAGTGCGGCACCGGAGAAGGAAAAGAAGGCGATGGTATAGCTGCCGGTAGTATCGTAGACGTATCCGCTGATGATGGGTCCGACAATGATCCCAAGCATCTGGATTGTGGACCTGAATCCCTGGATCGTCGCATATGAACGGCGTCCGAAGTAGTCCGCAATCAGAGATTGTGGGATCACGGAAATGCCTCCCTGAGACGCTGAGAACGCAACGAGAATAGGTATCACGGCAGCTACGCTTGGGGCGCGGGCCATAAAGACGATTGATACTGACATCAAAGCAAGCGAGGCAACCATCACGTAGCGCTTGTTAACGTAGTCGCCAAGAGCACTAAGTCCGAATCGTCCGGGTATACTCATCAGCCCTACAGAACCGGCGAGCGCGGCTGCCGTGACGCTTGACGCCCCGAGATCTATGAAGAACGGTACAAGGTGTAGCCCAATTCCTCCGCTAACCAGCGAACGGGCCATGATGGACAGTGTCAAATACCAGAAGCTGGACGTTTGCAGCGCCTCGCGCGCTGTGAAGTCGTTCGATAGGTCGGGTAGGACAGGCCTACGGGCTGCCCCTGAAGCTCTGACTTCCTCTGGTACGATTCCATCCGGGTAGTAGCCGTACGTCTCAGGTCTATGTCGCATGACTGCTGCGACAGGTACCCCCAGGACTGCTATGAACACCCCAACGAATAGCGCCGCCGGGCGCCATCCATACGTCTCAACAAGCCATCCCAGGGCAGGCACGAACAGCCCCCCAACGCCAACACCAGACCACATGATCCCGAATGCCAGACCGCGCTTCCGGTTGAACCAGTTTGCAACGGAAGCGGTAATGGGCGTACTCATGCCCAAGCTGTTGCCAAGGGCGATCATGAACACGTAGACGAAGAAGAACGCCAGCAGCCCGTCGATACGGCTCATCGCCATATAGCCCAGGCCCATGAGCGGTATGCCTACCGCAATCAGTCTGCGAGGCCCAAAGCGGTCGACGGCCCACCCTTCAACAGGGCCAATGAGGCCGGACTCCAGCCGCGCCACGCTGAAAACAACAGAGATTGTTGTTCGGCTCCACCCGAACTCTTCGCCGAGCGGTATGATGAAGTTTCCGAAGCCGTGGAAATTTATTCCAGACGCGATGGACATCGCAGCGCCGCCGGCTACTACTATCCACCAGCCGTAGAATACCCTCGGGCTGTTTGAGACGTTAGCTGCCAGTGGTCAGTGAGTGTCGATTTCGGTCCATCATGGGCTGACCCATTTAGAACCCGATCGCAGTGCCGTCACGCCTGGGGTCTGCACCACCCTGGAACGTGCCCTCTTCTCGGTTCACCTGGATTCCCTGTGCCCCTCCGACGGCAGTGGTGAAAGGAGCATCCAGGTCGATGTCATGACCCTTTGCAGCAAGTGCCATGCGCACCGGCGCTGGGAACCGTTCCTCCATGACTACCCTGCGTTCTTCGAAAACCCGAAGGCGCGGCGCCTCAATCGCCTCCTGCACATTCATCCCGAAGTCCAGCACGTTCATCACGAACTGTGGAGTAGTCTGTAGAATCCCCCAACTACCGGGCGTACCCAGGCTCACGTGGAACTTACCGTCCTTGAAGGTCTGGGTGGGGGCGACACAGAAGTCCACGCGCTTGCCGCCCTCGAGACGGTTTGGCGCGCCCTCTTCGAGATCGAACCAGTGCGCCATGTTGTTGAGGAACAGGCCGGTATCTCCAGGTGCTACGGCCGAGCCGAATCCACCGCCCAACGTCTGGGTAACCGAGACGACATTGCCGTCACTGTCTGCCACCGCGAAGTGCGTGGTCATACCACCGTCGAATGCGTCCGGGCTGCCAGCCTTGACTGATCCTGAAGGCACCATTCTGCTGAATTGCTCTCCAGAAACAACGGCGGCCTTGTTGCGATCGATTCGTGCACGCTGTTGCTTCGCGTAGCCGTC
This region of Dehalococcoidia bacterium genomic DNA includes:
- a CDS encoding MFS transporter, encoding MSIASGINFHGFGNFIIPLGEEFGWSRTTISVVFSVARLESGLIGPVEGWAVDRFGPRRLIAVGIPLMGLGYMAMSRIDGLLAFFFVYVFMIALGNSLGMSTPITASVANWFNRKRGLAFGIMWSGVGVGGLFVPALGWLVETYGWRPAALFVGVFIAVLGVPVAAVMRHRPETYGYYPDGIVPEEVRASGAARRPVLPDLSNDFTAREALQTSSFWYLTLSIMARSLVSGGIGLHLVPFFIDLGASSVTAAALAGSVGLMSIPGRFGLSALGDYVNKRYVMVASLALMSVSIVFMARAPSVAAVIPILVAFSASQGGISVIPQSLIADYFGRRSYATIQGFRSTIQMLGIIVGPIISGYVYDTTGSYTIAFFSFSGAALVSMVLVFMARAPVKSRQTQRARS
- a CDS encoding aminomethyl transferase family protein, with the translated sequence MGETLVIDGLKKRILPVNLRQSGNSDAKMLISTRVRKSPWWHMSKAAGCWAYTVYNHLYHPRAYIKPEDGGLMAEYETLTNHVSMWDVAVERQIQVKGPDAAAFVDYLITRDVYERVPTMQARYVILCNQHGGIINDPVLLRVADDEFWFSISDSDVLLWAQGVNSTGRFNAEVHEIDVSPVQIQGPKSVDLLEKMVGSHVREIPYYGLIHDKVNGYPVTISRTGFSAEVGFEIYLHNAMLYSDEIWPYIMEQGEEFNLGVIAPSHIRRLEAGILSYGQDMDIESNPFEVRLGWQVDLQKGDYIGKEALARIKDEGVQQRLVGLRVGGEPITWYNEDFYLVKDRGSGDDVGYVTSAFWSPAQGSNIALAVMPRSHWRRGTEVKVQLPKDGIVDAQVVQVPFVDPTKELPKTALAAAI